From one Musa acuminata AAA Group cultivar baxijiao chromosome BXJ2-6, Cavendish_Baxijiao_AAA, whole genome shotgun sequence genomic stretch:
- the LOC135613419 gene encoding uncharacterized protein LOC135613419, translated as MFNPDYPSLCGGGGGSPPAPPISPRISFSCDFVVERPTVRVPGPPPDPNFEFAVGSHPMIAADQLFFEGRLLPLKDNCPSGSRRSVTTLRDELRTAGEGGGQQRERPSKGPIKWKELLGLKKPRGSAAKKIDKSEGPSGAADDHLGKSMQVGGNIF; from the coding sequence ATGTTCAACCCGGACTACCCGAGCCtctgtggcggcggcggcggcagcccaCCCGCTCCGCCGATAAGCCCTCGCATCTCTTTCTCTTGTGACTTTGTGGTGGAGAGGCCAACCGTGCGCGTTCCCGGTCCCCCGCCTGACCCCAACTTCGAGTTCGCTGTCGGCAGCCACCCGATGATCGCGGCCGACCAGCTCTTCTTCGAGGGCAGGCTTCTTCCTCTCAAGGACAACTGCCCTTCTGGTTCCCGCAGGAGCGTCACCACGCTCCGTGACGAGCTCCGCACCGCCGGCGAGGGCGGCGGGCAGCAGCGGGAGCGGCCGTCGAAGGGCCCCATCAAGTGGAAGGAGCTTCTCGGGCTCAAGAAGCCACGTGGCTCCGCGGCGAAGAAGATCGATAAAAGCGAGGGTCCTTCTGGAGCTGCGGATGACCATCTCGGAAAGTCTATGCAGGTCGGTGGCAATATTTTCTGA